One segment of Rhodopirellula baltica SH 1 DNA contains the following:
- a CDS encoding PVC-type heme-binding CxxCH protein — MTAFRYLFATAALVFVFPSAIVQAQPPALELQPGDHVCLIGNALGERMQHENHFETLLHAARPDLDLTIRNLCAPGDEPKIRLRSLDFGSPDEHLTHSAADVVLMFFGYNESYRLREGLDHKKVLRDFTSELDELIQHTQSQIYNGENNPRIALVSPIAFEATDDPNLPDAEPRNAALSKIARTMRVVAEKNGVSFVNLFTPTKQLFEQSEQQLTLDGGHLNSDGYAALAPIMVRGLLGEVDVPKQTKPALLAAVADKNFHWFNRYRAVNGYSIYGKRGTAGSDGTYNNRSVMNRELEILDQMTTNRDARVWAIAGGENISEPIDDSNTLPFIIPKTNVGGPDDPNAKRGKLGSLEYLTTDEQLKTFTLLDGYEIQLVASEQQFPELANPVALDFDSKGRLWVSTMPSYPHWQPKSPMDDKLLILEDTDGDGDADVCKTFAGGLHQPTGFEIGRGGVFVGGQHDIYFLEDTDGDDVADKRTRAIVGFDTADSHHGLAAFDFGPGGHLYAQEGTFKFTQIESPYGLTRNLEGGVFRYDPTTKKFGVHVNFAFANPWGFGFNEWGQDFIGDASPGKSYWATGISTRLDYPIKHPGGSQHRRVAGEQGYDDGLVDYQTFYPKRIRPLAGCRFLSSEHFPDDVQGDFLVTNVIGDRAVLRHEVVEKDSGYEATEEPMLVGGGDGNFRPVDIEIAPDGSLYIIDWHNALIGHLQHNLRDPSRDHSHGRIWRLTHKERPLVKLPVIAKTSTPDLIDQLCSDVGRKNQRHAYRVRRELHARSTKEVIAAANAKLADCRATEDDDHDLLELLWLHQAHNQVNEELLTEVLSSDDHRARSAATRVLSYWADRIEGTTQRYEELVTDEHPRVRMEALRGVSHAVGEPWALDDQDRLIRAALRVKEMPMDHYLDYALEETMQRFEQVIASRAPYLPEDANTQTQTAHAHAGHIQPQVGYAVDQVHLLTDPGATFDGHGSKVAPYNAALPVFFDLSPEIVSYQIERLSTPVLLAVPRDSKDPKYEPLHAAILARGEVGDQDRRAALDALVALQDSDPGDVLLGVIENLDWRDKSKREVTLRAARGLSNMLLKLPAGNLESLQDRFTAAARKNDAAIAPIALAGLIVAGDDVASFELTKRSDAAKVNWLTGVAMLPDRLDRESQRERVVDLMSNSDKKEVVAAAIRTLAVVPGDWNDTFERVGNLACEGYREDGITTLLAIPKKAYQPETSLKLARYLVNFAERTKARNRTSDSFIDAMQVADRAIAKLPTKTAKQFRDRLREITVRLVRIKTVDEEMRYDVPYFAVEAGRPVQVVLENHDGMPHNLVITVPGELKKVAELGLQAGPRGGFQGKQYVPDSELVLHSTDLVASNEKEALTFTAPTEPGEYPYVCTFPQHWYRMYGVMVVVEDLDAYNSAPYEPADPIGNNRSFVQAWTIDDFAGDKLTEGLRGRTAEIGQKIFEQATCASCHQVAGKGGQIGPALDEVVSKWKGDSREVLKEILHPSDRIDDKYAMHLVLTADGQTFSGLLVEETDDVVKLLANAEAKEPTVIEQNEIEQMVKTSTSMMPKALLDQYTEDEVFELLNYILSNQK; from the coding sequence ATGACAGCTTTTCGCTATCTCTTCGCCACCGCGGCGTTGGTGTTTGTTTTCCCTTCCGCAATCGTCCAGGCTCAACCGCCCGCGTTGGAGCTCCAACCAGGCGACCACGTTTGTCTGATCGGCAACGCTCTTGGCGAACGGATGCAGCATGAGAATCACTTTGAAACTCTCTTGCATGCCGCGCGACCTGATTTGGACCTGACGATCCGCAACCTGTGTGCTCCCGGCGACGAGCCCAAGATCCGCCTGCGAAGCCTCGACTTTGGATCGCCCGACGAACATCTCACGCACAGCGCCGCCGACGTTGTGCTTATGTTCTTTGGCTACAACGAATCGTATCGCCTTCGCGAAGGATTGGATCACAAGAAAGTCCTCCGTGACTTCACGAGCGAACTGGATGAGCTGATTCAACACACTCAGTCGCAGATCTACAACGGAGAGAACAACCCGCGCATCGCGTTGGTCTCACCCATTGCCTTCGAAGCGACCGATGATCCGAACCTTCCCGACGCAGAACCGAGAAACGCGGCACTGAGCAAAATCGCTCGGACGATGCGAGTCGTTGCCGAAAAGAATGGTGTCTCGTTCGTCAATCTGTTCACTCCAACCAAGCAACTCTTTGAACAGAGCGAACAACAATTGACATTGGACGGTGGGCACCTGAACTCCGATGGCTACGCTGCACTCGCCCCGATCATGGTCCGTGGACTGCTTGGTGAAGTCGACGTGCCTAAACAAACCAAACCGGCACTGCTGGCCGCTGTCGCGGACAAGAACTTTCATTGGTTCAATCGTTATCGAGCCGTAAACGGTTATTCGATCTATGGCAAACGTGGCACCGCCGGCAGCGACGGCACCTACAACAACCGTTCGGTCATGAACCGGGAACTCGAGATTCTCGACCAAATGACAACCAACCGAGACGCTCGCGTGTGGGCGATCGCCGGTGGCGAAAACATCAGCGAACCGATCGATGACTCGAACACACTGCCGTTCATCATTCCCAAAACCAACGTGGGTGGGCCCGATGATCCAAACGCGAAACGCGGCAAGCTTGGATCGTTGGAATACTTGACGACCGACGAACAACTCAAAACGTTCACGTTGCTGGATGGTTACGAAATTCAACTGGTCGCTTCGGAGCAACAGTTCCCTGAACTGGCCAACCCGGTTGCTTTGGATTTCGATTCCAAGGGCCGATTGTGGGTCTCGACCATGCCGAGCTACCCGCACTGGCAACCCAAGTCACCGATGGACGACAAACTTTTGATCCTGGAAGACACCGATGGTGACGGTGACGCGGACGTGTGCAAAACGTTTGCCGGCGGCTTGCATCAACCAACCGGGTTTGAAATTGGGCGTGGTGGCGTCTTCGTTGGCGGGCAACACGACATCTACTTCTTGGAAGACACCGATGGCGACGATGTCGCGGACAAGCGAACTCGAGCGATCGTCGGCTTTGACACCGCCGATTCGCACCACGGTTTGGCCGCGTTCGACTTCGGACCCGGCGGGCACCTGTATGCTCAAGAAGGCACATTCAAGTTCACGCAAATTGAAAGCCCCTACGGACTGACACGAAACTTGGAAGGCGGCGTGTTCCGCTACGACCCGACGACCAAGAAATTCGGCGTCCACGTGAACTTCGCGTTCGCCAACCCTTGGGGATTCGGGTTCAACGAATGGGGACAAGACTTCATCGGTGACGCTTCGCCTGGCAAGAGTTACTGGGCAACCGGAATCAGCACACGACTGGACTACCCCATCAAACACCCGGGCGGTTCTCAACATCGCCGTGTTGCCGGAGAGCAAGGCTACGACGACGGATTGGTCGACTACCAAACGTTCTACCCGAAACGCATTCGCCCGTTGGCTGGTTGTCGCTTCCTGAGCAGCGAGCACTTTCCCGATGACGTCCAAGGCGATTTTCTCGTGACAAACGTGATCGGTGACCGCGCCGTGCTTCGACACGAAGTGGTGGAAAAGGACTCCGGCTACGAAGCCACCGAGGAACCGATGTTGGTCGGTGGTGGCGACGGAAACTTCCGTCCCGTCGACATCGAGATCGCACCGGATGGATCGCTCTACATCATCGATTGGCACAATGCGTTGATCGGTCACCTGCAACACAACTTGCGTGACCCAAGTCGCGACCACAGCCACGGCCGCATCTGGCGATTGACTCACAAGGAGCGTCCGCTGGTGAAATTGCCCGTGATCGCGAAGACCAGCACGCCCGACCTGATCGATCAATTGTGCTCGGATGTCGGTCGCAAGAACCAACGACACGCATATCGTGTCCGTCGCGAATTGCATGCTCGGTCAACGAAGGAAGTGATCGCCGCCGCGAATGCGAAACTGGCGGATTGTCGGGCCACCGAGGACGACGATCATGATCTTTTGGAATTGCTGTGGCTGCATCAAGCTCACAACCAAGTCAACGAGGAACTGCTGACCGAAGTCCTTAGCAGCGACGATCATCGAGCCCGCAGTGCCGCCACCCGTGTGCTGTCCTATTGGGCCGATCGAATCGAAGGCACGACACAGCGTTACGAAGAACTTGTGACCGACGAACATCCTCGTGTCCGCATGGAAGCTCTTCGCGGCGTTTCGCACGCGGTCGGCGAACCTTGGGCGTTGGATGATCAAGATCGTTTGATCCGAGCGGCACTGCGTGTCAAAGAAATGCCGATGGATCACTATCTTGACTACGCTCTTGAAGAAACGATGCAGCGTTTCGAACAGGTCATTGCCAGTCGCGCTCCCTATTTACCAGAAGACGCAAACACGCAGACTCAAACGGCCCACGCTCACGCCGGGCACATTCAACCTCAGGTTGGATACGCAGTTGATCAAGTCCACCTGTTGACCGATCCCGGTGCGACGTTCGACGGCCACGGCAGCAAAGTCGCTCCTTACAACGCCGCCTTGCCTGTCTTCTTTGATCTTTCACCTGAGATTGTTTCGTATCAAATCGAACGATTGTCGACGCCAGTCCTGTTGGCTGTCCCAAGAGATTCGAAAGATCCCAAGTACGAACCGCTGCATGCCGCGATTCTGGCTCGAGGCGAAGTGGGCGACCAAGACCGACGTGCCGCGCTCGACGCATTGGTGGCTCTGCAAGACTCCGATCCTGGCGATGTGTTGCTCGGCGTCATCGAGAACTTGGATTGGCGAGACAAATCCAAACGAGAAGTCACCCTGCGAGCCGCTCGCGGATTGTCGAACATGTTGCTAAAGCTTCCCGCCGGCAACTTGGAATCGTTGCAGGACCGATTCACCGCTGCGGCCAGAAAGAATGATGCCGCGATCGCTCCCATCGCGCTGGCTGGATTGATTGTCGCTGGTGACGACGTCGCATCGTTCGAATTGACAAAGCGATCCGATGCGGCGAAGGTCAATTGGTTGACCGGAGTCGCGATGCTTCCAGACCGACTGGATCGCGAATCGCAACGTGAACGAGTGGTCGACCTGATGTCCAACAGTGACAAAAAAGAGGTTGTCGCTGCTGCGATTCGAACACTCGCGGTAGTCCCAGGCGACTGGAACGACACGTTTGAACGCGTTGGAAACCTAGCTTGCGAAGGGTATCGCGAAGACGGAATCACCACGCTGCTGGCGATCCCGAAGAAGGCCTATCAACCCGAGACCTCTCTGAAGTTGGCTCGTTATCTCGTCAACTTTGCCGAGCGAACCAAAGCGAGGAACCGCACCAGCGACTCGTTTATCGACGCGATGCAAGTCGCCGACCGAGCCATCGCCAAATTGCCGACCAAAACAGCGAAGCAATTTCGTGATCGTTTGCGAGAGATCACCGTGCGTTTGGTTCGCATCAAAACGGTGGACGAAGAAATGCGTTACGACGTGCCCTACTTCGCTGTCGAAGCGGGACGTCCCGTGCAAGTTGTCTTGGAGAACCACGACGGCATGCCACACAACTTGGTCATCACCGTTCCAGGCGAACTGAAAAAGGTGGCCGAACTCGGTCTGCAAGCCGGACCTCGCGGTGGTTTTCAGGGCAAGCAATACGTGCCCGACTCAGAATTGGTGCTGCATAGCACCGACTTGGTGGCCTCCAACGAAAAAGAAGCGTTGACGTTCACGGCACCCACCGAACCGGGCGAGTACCCGTACGTTTGCACGTTCCCTCAACACTGGTACCGCATGTACGGTGTGATGGTCGTCGTCGAAGACCTCGATGCCTACAACTCCGCCCCGTATGAACCGGCTGATCCAATCGGAAACAATCGTTCGTTTGTGCAAGCGTGGACGATCGACGATTTCGCAGGCGACAAGCTGACCGAAGGCTTGCGGGGTCGAACCGCCGAGATCGGCCAGAAGATCTTTGAACAAGCCACCTGTGCAAGTTGCCACCAAGTCGCCGGCAAAGGCGGACAGATCGGCCCGGCACTCGACGAGGTCGTCAGCAAATGGAAAGGCGATTCGCGCGAGGTGCTCAAGGAGATTCTTCATCCATCTGACCGCATCGACGACAAGTATGCGATGCACCTGGTCCTCACCGCCGACGGGCAAACGTTCTCGGGTCTGTTGGTCGAAGAGACCGACGACGTCGTGAAATTGCTCGCCAACGCGGAGGCCAAGGAACCCACCGTGATTGAGCAAAATGAGATCGAGCAAATGGTCAAAACGTCGACTTCGATGATGCCGAAGGCATTGCTGGATCAGTACACCGAAGACGAAGTCTTCGAGCTGCTGAACTACATCCTCAGCAATCAAAAGTAG
- a CDS encoding sulfatase family protein: MFQSTFRAVTCSMAILFVAPAVAYAQPESTSEAPNSASRPNIVWIMSEDNSKHYLKHFDETGVETPAIEAMAAHGITFDRAFSNAPVCSTARTTLITGCYGPRIGTQFHRRTELATLPEGVEMFPAWLRKSGYYTTNSSKEDYNAKKRMEPWDDSSRKASWKNRPSNETPFFHVVTFAESHESRLHFGVDALQKPTDFDPKTVSLPPYFPDTQVFRHTAAFYRDRMSVIDEKVAGVIDQLEQSGELENTFVFYFGDHGGVLPRGKGYIYEAGLHVPLVVRIPNNYRNLVDRELGSRTKGFVSFIDFAPTVLNLAGVRLDKAGPIDGKAFLGPRIDSAKVDTRDTTFGYADRMDEKYDLVRSIRVGDWKLIRSFESFQPDAMWADYRYKMLAYQQWRDRYHTGKLNNVQSQFFKPRPTELLFNLADDPHEVNNLASDPAHGDRLTELRAKLNAHLKQTNDLGFLTEAGMLKVIDAPVENGKRLSSEIASYIDTANIAVMPWEQANKALLSAINSGDKLERYWALVAASSIAAWNRSANRDMAADETFVKLLHRRTLDTEPLVASRAAQLAAILQVEDPRPIFQRTLELSQSPTEALQIFNMVRHVNALAGNPYPMSSKLFRLPFNPDPKGLIQQHLDHLDRP; this comes from the coding sequence ATGTTTCAGTCGACGTTCCGTGCCGTCACTTGTTCGATGGCAATTCTATTCGTTGCTCCCGCGGTTGCTTATGCCCAACCGGAGTCAACGAGCGAAGCCCCGAATTCGGCCTCTCGTCCAAACATCGTTTGGATCATGTCGGAAGACAATTCCAAGCATTACTTGAAACACTTCGACGAAACCGGCGTCGAGACTCCCGCCATCGAAGCCATGGCGGCTCACGGGATCACCTTCGATCGAGCTTTCAGTAACGCACCGGTTTGCTCCACCGCCCGAACCACGTTGATCACTGGTTGCTACGGTCCTCGAATTGGAACTCAGTTTCATCGACGCACGGAATTGGCCACATTGCCCGAGGGAGTCGAAATGTTCCCGGCGTGGCTGCGGAAATCCGGGTATTACACAACGAACAGTTCCAAAGAGGACTACAACGCGAAAAAGCGGATGGAGCCTTGGGACGATTCCTCGCGAAAAGCGTCTTGGAAAAACCGACCGTCCAATGAGACGCCGTTTTTTCACGTCGTCACGTTTGCCGAGTCGCACGAAAGTAGATTGCACTTCGGTGTCGACGCGTTGCAAAAGCCAACGGACTTCGATCCAAAAACCGTTTCGCTGCCACCCTACTTTCCGGACACTCAAGTCTTCCGGCACACCGCCGCGTTCTATCGCGATCGGATGAGCGTCATCGACGAAAAGGTCGCAGGCGTGATCGATCAATTGGAACAATCCGGCGAGCTAGAAAACACATTTGTGTTTTACTTTGGCGACCATGGTGGCGTGCTACCGCGAGGCAAAGGCTACATCTACGAAGCGGGACTGCATGTGCCGCTGGTCGTTCGCATTCCCAACAACTACCGCAACCTGGTCGATCGCGAACTGGGCTCTCGCACAAAGGGTTTTGTTTCGTTCATCGACTTTGCCCCCACGGTATTGAACTTGGCGGGTGTTCGACTGGACAAAGCCGGCCCGATCGACGGCAAAGCTTTTCTCGGACCGCGAATCGACTCGGCAAAAGTCGACACGCGAGACACGACGTTTGGTTACGCCGACCGAATGGATGAAAAGTACGATCTGGTTCGATCGATCCGAGTCGGTGATTGGAAATTGATTCGCTCATTTGAGTCGTTCCAACCCGACGCGATGTGGGCGGACTATCGATACAAAATGCTGGCGTACCAACAGTGGCGAGACCGCTATCACACTGGCAAACTCAACAACGTTCAAAGTCAGTTCTTCAAGCCTCGTCCAACAGAGCTGTTGTTCAACTTGGCGGACGATCCGCATGAAGTGAACAACTTGGCGAGTGACCCGGCCCACGGCGATCGACTGACAGAATTGCGTGCCAAGCTGAACGCGCATCTGAAGCAAACCAATGATCTCGGTTTTTTGACCGAGGCCGGCATGCTGAAAGTCATTGATGCTCCAGTCGAGAACGGCAAACGCTTATCAAGTGAGATTGCCAGCTACATCGACACCGCCAACATCGCAGTGATGCCATGGGAGCAAGCCAACAAGGCATTGCTATCAGCAATCAACAGCGGAGATAAGCTCGAGCGATATTGGGCATTGGTCGCGGCCAGTTCCATCGCGGCATGGAATCGATCGGCCAACCGAGACATGGCGGCGGACGAGACGTTCGTCAAGTTGCTGCATCGCCGAACACTCGATACCGAGCCACTGGTCGCATCGCGAGCCGCTCAACTCGCCGCGATTCTGCAAGTCGAAGATCCTCGGCCGATTTTTCAACGAACGCTGGAACTGAGTCAGTCACCGACGGAGGCCTTGCAAATCTTCAACATGGTGCGGCATGTCAACGCGTTGGCGGGCAATCCGTACCCGATGAGTTCCAAATTGTTTCGCCTGCCGTTCAATCCGGATCCGAAAGGTTTGATCCAGCAGCACCTCGATCATCTGGATCGGCCGTGA